Within the Blastocatellia bacterium genome, the region TCAGATGTCTATGTTACATTGTCAGTAATACTAAGTTTACTTTTTAGTTGGTTTGGATATGGTCAAATAGATGCGGTTTTTGCGCTTGCTATTGCAGGGTTTATTGCTTATCAAAGTTATCAAATTTTTCGTCAAACCATTCCTGTTTTAGTTGATGCTGCTAGTCTTGATTCAAGCGAAATAGAAAAACTTGCTCTTACTGTGTCAGGGGTAAAATACTGTAATAACATTCGCTCTCGTGGTAAACCTGGGGCATTATTTGTGGAAATGGTTATAATTGTTATGCCAGAAAGTTTAGAGAAAGCCTGATGAAGTAACAGAACAAATAGAAAGAAAACTTAAAGACCAATTTGGCCGCGTAGCAATAACGATACATTTTGAGCCTAGCAAGTAATTACAATAAATAAAATGACTTAAGCAAGCTGCTCTTCAAGAATATCAAGTTTTTGGCAATTCTGACATAAACCAGTTATTTTTAAGGAAACCTCTTCTACCTTAAATCCTAAAGGTAGCGAAAAATTGCTAGTTGATGGAATTGTTAAATCCATTAAATCTGTTACTTGGTGGCAATTGCGGCAAAATAAATGGTCATGTCGGCTTAACATACCATCATAACGAACATAATCTTCACCAAAAGAAACTTGTTTAATTAAACCATGATCAGATAAGTACTTAAGTGAGTTATAAACTGTAGCAAAGCTAAGACGTGGAGATTTTTGTATTGCACGATCAAAGACTTGTCGCGCTGTAGGGTGATCCATACTAGCTTTTACTACATCAAAAACTGTTTTGCGATGCGAAGTAAGTTGGTATTTCATAAATTTGATATTAGAATAGTTCTAAAATTTAAGTCAAGAGACATTTTGCAAGATTGCAAAATAATTAATTTCAATAGGTTAAAATAAAAATTAATCTTTAAAGCATTGATATTAGCAATAAAGCCACTA harbors:
- a CDS encoding transcriptional repressor: MKYQLTSHRKTVFDVVKASMDHPTARQVFDRAIQKSPRLSFATVYNSLKYLSDHGLIKQVSFGEDYVRYDGMLSRHDHLFCRNCHQVTDLMDLTIPSTSNFSLPLGFKVEEVSLKITGLCQNCQKLDILEEQLA
- a CDS encoding cation diffusion facilitator family transporter → MTCFEISSRAIQQIMSGQTPVTNIGKSTFLMMLLTIVINIFVAKYEANQGKQLNSHLLIADAGHTMSDVYVTLSVILSLLFSWFGYGQIDAVFALAIAGFIAYQSYQIFRQTIPVLVDAASLDSSEIEKLALTVSGVKYCNNIRSRGKPGALFVEMVIIVMPESLEKA